A genome region from Sebastes umbrosus isolate fSebUmb1 chromosome 22, fSebUmb1.pri, whole genome shotgun sequence includes the following:
- the nedd8 gene encoding NEDD8 isoform X2 has translation MLIKVKVERIKERVEEKEGIPPQQQRLIYSGKQMNDEKTAADYKIQGGSVLHLVLALRGGQALRSPRSLCSKPAL, from the exons atgctgattaaagtgaag GTGGAGAGGATTAAAGAAAGGGTGGAGGAGAAAGAAGGGATCCCTCCGCAGCAGCAGAGGTTGATCTACAGTGGGAAACAGAT GAACGATGAGAAAACAGCGGCAGACTATAAAATCCAGGGAGGCTCTGTTCTCCATCTGGTACTTGCCCTGCGAGGAGGACAGGCGCTCCGCTCTCCCAGAAGCCTTTGCTCCAAGCCTGCGTTGTAG
- the nedd8 gene encoding NEDD8 isoform X1: MLIKVKTLTGKEIEIDIEPTDKVERIKERVEEKEGIPPQQQRLIYSGKQMNDEKTAADYKIQGGSVLHLVLALRGGQALRSPRSLCSKPAL; the protein is encoded by the exons atgctgattaaagtgaag ACTCTCACAGGCAAAGAGATAGAGATTGATATAGAGCCCACAGATAAG GTGGAGAGGATTAAAGAAAGGGTGGAGGAGAAAGAAGGGATCCCTCCGCAGCAGCAGAGGTTGATCTACAGTGGGAAACAGAT GAACGATGAGAAAACAGCGGCAGACTATAAAATCCAGGGAGGCTCTGTTCTCCATCTGGTACTTGCCCTGCGAGGAGGACAGGCGCTCCGCTCTCCCAGAAGCCTTTGCTCCAAGCCTGCGTTGTAG